The genomic region GTGTCAATCGAGAGTGCGTCGGCGGCGGAGACGGTCTGACTCATTGTCGATGAGATCCGGGCGCTCGTCGCGCAGCAGCGGGTAGGAGATGCGCACCCGGCGCAGGGTGCCGAGGTCGAGACGATGCCACATCAGCGTCTCCTCGGAGCCGCACGGCTCGGCCAGCGGCGCCCCCTGGGGCCCGACCACCCGCGATCCGCCCCAGAAACCGACGCCGTCCTCGAAGCCCACCCGGTTGCAGTACACCAGGTAGGAGGTGAAGAGCTGGGCATAGGTGCGGGTCATGCTGTCGTAGCTGAGGGCGGTTCCCAGCGCCGCCCCCTGGACGATGCCGCGGCCGGGCGACGCCGACGGGCAGAGGAACAGGTCCACCCCCTGCCGGGCGAGCAGGGCGGCCGCGCCGGGGTGCCACATGTCCTCGCAGATCAGCGTCCCCGCCCGCCAGGGACGGCGCGGGGCGGCGGCGGTCAGCGGGGCTTCGAAGGCGCGGAGCCGGTCGCCGGCGGCGAGGTAGCGGAGCTCGTCGAAGAGCCCGTAGGTGGGCAGGTAGCACTTCCGGTGGACGTGGACCGCGCGCCCGCCGCTGAGGTAGACGGCGGCGTTGTGGAAGCGCGCGTCGTCGCCCTCCAGCACCATGCCGACGACCGCGTCGATGCCGGTGCAGGCGGCGGCGAGCTCGGCCAGCTGGGGGGCGTCGCCGCGCAGGGCGACGTCGGGCACCAGGTCCTTGAGGAAGTACCCGGTGAGCGACAGCTCGGGGAAGACCACGAGGTGGCCGCCGCCGCTGCGGACGTCGTCGATGATGGCGAGGTGGCGCTCCAGGTTCGCGGCCACGTCACCGAGCCTCGGCGCGATCTGGGCGAGGGCGACGACCACGTCCCCCTCCTGCGCCTCGACCATCTCCCGGGACGCCTGGGAGGCGTCGTCGGGGACGCCGCGCCGGGGGGCGAGGCTGTCCTCCGCCCTCCCCCCCATCTGGATCACGAACTCGGGGGAGTCGGGGGAGTCGCCGCCGTCCGAGCCGCCGGTCTCCGTCATGCGGCGTCGTCACGGCCCGAGGGCACCGCCTCCTCGAGCACGACGCTTCGCGCCCGCGCCGCCTCGGGCACCCGGCCGGTGGTCACGAAGTCCTCGACCACCATCGGCACCCCGGCGGCGGGCTCGCGGACGACCAGCGCCTCGGGGAGCGCGCGCAGGAAGGTGGGCCCGTAGTCGCGGCTGTCGAGGCGGGGGTCGCAGAGCACGACCGCGCCGCGGTCGGCGGTGCGCCGGATCAGCCGCCCGAAGCCCTGGCGGAGGCGGAGCACCGCGGTGGGCAGCGCCAGCTCGGCGAAGGGGTCGCGGAGGAGCGCGCCGCGCGCCGCCACCAGCGGGTCGGACGGCACCGGGAAGGGCAGCTTGGCGATGATCACGCAGCTGAGCGCGTCGCCGGGGATGTCGATGCCCTCCCAGAAGGAGGTGGTGCCGAGCAGCACGCTCCGGGTGTTCTTGACGAAGCTGGAGAGAACCTGGCGGCGGGTGCCGTCGAGCCCCTGGCCGAGCACGGCGATGCCCTGGGCCTCCATGCGGGTGGCGAGGAGCGCGTGGACGTTCCGCAGCGGCGCGTAGCCGGTGAAGAGCACCAGGGTGCGGCCGCCCAGGCGGGTGGCCACCCCGGCGGTGAGGTCGGCGAGGGCGACGGAGTGGGCGGGGTCGTCGTGCGCGGGCACGTCGGTGGCGAGCACGCAGAGCGCCTGGGAGAGGAAGTCGAACGGCGAGGGCAGCACCAGCGCGTCCGCCCCCTCCCCCACCCCGGTGCGGGCGCGGACGAAGTCGACCGACCCGCCCACCGAGAGCGTCGCCGAGGTGAGGATGGTGGCGTCGGCGCGGTCGAAGACGCCGCCGGCGAGCCGCTCGCCGACCTGCAGCGGCGCCTCGTGGAGCTCGGCCTGCTCGGCGCGGAGCTCGAGCCAGCGGACGCTGTCCGCGGCGGGGGCGCAGAGCACCCGGTCGACCACCGCGGCCGCCTCCTCGACGGTGGCGGCGGCGAGCTCGAGCTCGTCGTCGGCCCGGTCGGGTTGGGGGAGCAGGCCGGGCTGCAGCGAGCCGCCGCCCTGGGCGGCGCGGAGCGCGGCCGCCGCCTCGCGCAGCCGGGCGCGGGCGTGGAGGGCGGAGCGCTCCAGGGGCCCGAAGCCGGCGCCGCCGCGGACCGCGTCGGTGAGACCGACGGTGGCGTTGCCGGGGTGGTCGATCCCGAGGGTGGCGGTGACGAAGCCCTTGACGTCGCCGAAGAGCCGCTGGGTGGCCTCGCGGGCGCGGGCCAGCGCCACCGCCAGATCGCCCTCGCCGTCCTGGCGGAGGCGGTCGAGGACGGCGAGCACGCCGGCGGCGCGCAGCTCGTGGCCGAGCTGCCGGGTGGCCGCCTCCTCGAGGCGGTGGGCCTCGTCGACGACCAGCGCCGAGTACGGGGTCAGCACCGTGCCCTGGCGCTCGGCGTCGGCGAGCAGCAGGGCGTGGTTGGTGATCACCAGGTCGGCGTCGGCGGCCGCCCGGCGCGCCGCGACCATGAAGCAGCGGCCGTCACGCCAGTTGGCGCAGGCGCCCCCCAGGCAGTCGCCGCTCTCCGACTGCACCCGCTCCCACAGCGCCTCCTCGGAGCCGGCCAGGCGCAGCTCGGCGCGGTCGCCGGTCTCGGTCTGGGCCAGCCAGCAGAGCAGCT from Candidatus Dormiibacterota bacterium harbors:
- a CDS encoding nitrilase-related carbon-nitrogen hydrolase — its product is MTETGGSDGGDSPDSPEFVIQMGGRAEDSLAPRRGVPDDASQASREMVEAQEGDVVVALAQIAPRLGDVAANLERHLAIIDDVRSGGGHLVVFPELSLTGYFLKDLVPDVALRGDAPQLAELAAACTGIDAVVGMVLEGDDARFHNAAVYLSGGRAVHVHRKCYLPTYGLFDELRYLAAGDRLRAFEAPLTAAAPRRPWRAGTLICEDMWHPGAAALLARQGVDLFLCPSASPGRGIVQGAALGTALSYDSMTRTYAQLFTSYLVYCNRVGFEDGVGFWGGSRVVGPQGAPLAEPCGSEETLMWHRLDLGTLRRVRISYPLLRDERPDLIDNESDRLRRRRTLD
- a CDS encoding helicase C-terminal domain-containing protein, whose protein sequence is MAAADFVAFDLETTGLSPRSDRIIEIAAVRFGRDMRAVDRLDVIVDPGVPVPLAVQRLTGLGDADVSGAPSGVEGAAQLADFCDGARLVAHGAAFDLAFCAALVPGAFAGRTVLDTLELARILLPLAASHSLPLLSRALDIEHLRPHRAGSDAEATRLLFTHLVEVAESLPEGLLATMRDLVAPIRGPLRDFLVEVIGGGGAAGREWRVGSGRSRGRSGIRAVAATTGAGSGRPLAEEAAELLGPSGPLAAGDGYEYRESQLQMARAVAQTLERSGRLMVEAGTGTGKSLAYLVPLALWARNTGRRAVVATHTITLQEQLADRELATVSALLGTRVEHAVLKGRQHYLSLRRWERFLATPDHGGHGLPLETLRFKLKLLCWLAQTETGDRAELRLAGSEEALWERVQSESGDCLGGACANWRDGRCFMVAARRAAADADLVITNHALLLADAERQGTVLTPYSALVVDEAHRLEEAATRQLGHELRAAGVLAVLDRLRQDGEGDLAVALARAREATQRLFGDVKGFVTATLGIDHPGNATVGLTDAVRGGAGFGPLERSALHARARLREAAAALRAAQGGGSLQPGLLPQPDRADDELELAAATVEEAAAVVDRVLCAPAADSVRWLELRAEQAELHEAPLQVGERLAGGVFDRADATILTSATLSVGGSVDFVRARTGVGEGADALVLPSPFDFLSQALCVLATDVPAHDDPAHSVALADLTAGVATRLGGRTLVLFTGYAPLRNVHALLATRMEAQGIAVLGQGLDGTRRQVLSSFVKNTRSVLLGTTSFWEGIDIPGDALSCVIIAKLPFPVPSDPLVAARGALLRDPFAELALPTAVLRLRQGFGRLIRRTADRGAVVLCDPRLDSRDYGPTFLRALPEALVVREPAAGVPMVVEDFVTTGRVPEAARARSVVLEEAVPSGRDDAA